The proteins below are encoded in one region of Sedimentibacter sp. zth1:
- a CDS encoding shikimate kinase yields the protein MNKNIVLIGMPGSGKSTIGYRLSKILDVNFVDVDNYIEKKEKNTISGLFENGEKYFRNIESKCIEEISILNNTIIATGGGAVTNKANMVLLKQNSIIIYINRDIKTIMCSIDDSTRPLLKNKKEKLYALYIEREPLYKKYGDFEVKNDKDIQSTINQILEIIKEEEII from the coding sequence GTGAATAAAAATATAGTTTTGATTGGCATGCCGGGTAGTGGTAAAAGTACGATTGGATATAGATTGTCAAAAATATTAGATGTTAATTTTGTTGATGTTGACAATTATATTGAAAAGAAAGAAAAAAATACAATAAGTGGTTTGTTTGAAAATGGTGAGAAATATTTCAGAAATATTGAAAGTAAGTGTATTGAGGAAATTAGTATATTGAATAATACTATTATTGCAACTGGGGGTGGAGCTGTAACAAATAAGGCTAACATGGTTTTACTAAAACAAAATTCTATCATAATATATATCAATAGAGATATTAAAACTATTATGTGTAGCATTGACGATAGTACAAGACCACTTTTAAAAAATAAAAAAGAAAAGCTATATGCTTTATATATTGAAAGAGAGCCACTTTATAAAAAGTATGGTGATTTTGAAGTAAAAAATGATAAAGATATTCAAAGTACAATAAATCAAATTTTAGAGATAATTAAAGAAGAGGAAATTATATGA
- a CDS encoding serpin family protein: protein MKKIMCSILLFALLFNFTACSSQLSNNDVSKVNYPSQGELERYKNKEFIDCINSFSSKTAYEIFNDEEFKSKNINYSPISVYFAMSLLCTGANNQTEKELLDLLCLEGKDKNYLSEECAKLYKGLYRDNEEGKLLLANSLWMQNNIEFKKEYIENSEKYFYTSLYNIDFANQNDVNLISEWISNNTNNLLKPKFESNPETILAIINTIYFNTRWKSEFNKKNNYNDVFNITDDETTDCEFMHQNFNTHSYLKGEGYVSTCLYLNEGTMHFILPDKNVKVDDLIKSEDKLNSMMTDILNKDERIFAQVNFDIPKFKIKSDIYLNEIIKNLGCESVFVNSDFSDMTNGMAYVSLIKQGNYLSVDEEGVEAAAYTAVCENGCAMPAENIFDFKLDRPFIYIVTSDNGTILFMGICNNPSVE, encoded by the coding sequence ATGAAAAAAATAATGTGTTCAATTTTATTATTTGCGCTACTATTCAATTTTACTGCTTGTTCTAGTCAGTTAAGTAATAATGATGTAAGTAAGGTGAATTATCCATCACAAGGCGAATTAGAAAGATATAAAAACAAAGAATTCATAGATTGTATAAATAGCTTTTCAAGTAAAACTGCATATGAAATTTTTAATGATGAAGAATTTAAGTCAAAAAATATAAATTATTCTCCAATAAGTGTATATTTTGCAATGTCTTTATTGTGTACAGGTGCAAACAACCAAACTGAAAAAGAACTTTTAGATTTATTATGTTTAGAAGGAAAAGATAAAAATTACTTATCAGAAGAGTGTGCAAAGTTGTATAAAGGATTATATAGAGATAATGAAGAAGGTAAACTATTATTAGCAAATTCGTTATGGATGCAAAATAATATTGAATTTAAAAAAGAATATATAGAAAATTCAGAAAAATATTTTTACACTTCACTATATAACATTGATTTTGCTAATCAAAATGATGTAAATTTGATTAGCGAATGGATAAGTAATAATACCAATAATTTGTTAAAGCCTAAGTTTGAGTCTAACCCTGAAACTATTTTAGCTATTATTAATACAATATACTTTAATACGAGATGGAAATCTGAATTTAATAAAAAGAACAATTATAATGATGTTTTCAATATAACAGATGATGAAACAACAGATTGTGAATTTATGCATCAAAATTTTAATACTCATAGCTATTTAAAGGGAGAAGGTTATGTCAGTACTTGTTTATATCTTAATGAAGGAACTATGCATTTTATACTTCCAGATAAGAATGTTAAAGTTGATGATTTAATTAAGTCTGAAGATAAACTAAATTCTATGATGACAGATATTTTGAATAAGGACGAAAGAATATTTGCACAAGTTAATTTTGACATACCAAAATTTAAAATTAAAAGTGACATATATCTAAATGAAATTATAAAAAATTTAGGATGCGAATCTGTTTTTGTAAATTCAGATTTTTCTGATATGACAAATGGAATGGCATATGTATCTCTAATCAAACAGGGTAATTATTTAAGTGTAGATGAAGAAGGTGTAGAGGCAGCGGCTTATACAGCAGTGTGTGAAAATGGTTGTGCAATGCCTGCTGAAAATATATTTGATTTTAAGTTAGACAGACCATTTATTTATATTGTAACATCTGATAACGGAACAATATTATTTATGGGAATATGTAATAATCCATCTGTTGAATAA
- the aroQ gene encoding type II 3-dehydroquinate dehydratase produces MRVYVINGPNLNFLGIREKDVYGENSYEALCNYIEKEAKKLNIEVECFQSNIEGEIINCVQDAYQNADAIIINPGAYTHYSYAIMDAIKSVNLKTIEVHLSNIYKREEFRHKSVTATVCVGQISGFGFLGYKLALEAVAMIN; encoded by the coding sequence ATGAGAGTATATGTTATAAATGGACCAAATCTTAATTTCTTAGGTATTAGAGAAAAAGATGTTTATGGTGAAAATTCATATGAAGCGTTATGCAATTACATAGAAAAAGAAGCAAAAAAACTTAACATAGAGGTTGAATGTTTTCAAAGTAATATAGAGGGTGAAATAATAAATTGTGTACAAGATGCATACCAAAATGCAGATGCAATAATAATCAATCCAGGCGCCTATACTCATTATAGTTATGCAATCATGGATGCAATTAAATCAGTTAATTTAAAAACAATTGAAGTACATTTGTCCAATATCTACAAAAGAGAAGAATTTAGACATAAATCAGTTACTGCAACAGTTTGTGTAGGACAAATTAGTGGCTTTGGATTTCTTGGATATAAACTAGCTTTAGAAGCTGTAGCAATGATAAATTAA
- the aroC gene encoding chorismate synthase, producing the protein MSSIWGNKLKISIFGESHGTAIGVTIDGFKSGFEVDFEYINEQMKRRAPGRNILQTSRKEDDEYEILSGVFNGITTGSPICAIIHNKDRKSKDYEKIKNFPRPSHSDYPAYVKYDGFNDYRGGGHFSGRLTAPLVFAGALCKSYLEKKYNILIGSHIKKVYHIEDEKLTLQNINVNMFNKLKCLDFPTINDVASEKMKNEILKAKEENNSVGGDVEVFVLNMPVGIGEPMFDSIESRISHMMFSIPAIKGIEFGDGFDISNSKGFDANDNYCMEKDKIMTKSNHNGGVLGGLSTSMPIIFNTAIKPTPSIAQEQDTVDLLANKDTRLLIEGRHDPCIVQRAVPVIECATAIVLLDLLLNK; encoded by the coding sequence ATGAGCTCGATATGGGGAAATAAATTAAAGATTAGTATATTTGGTGAATCACATGGTACAGCTATAGGTGTGACAATTGATGGTTTTAAATCAGGTTTCGAGGTTGATTTTGAATATATCAATGAGCAAATGAAAAGACGTGCTCCAGGAAGAAATATTTTACAAACGTCAAGAAAAGAAGATGACGAGTATGAAATTTTGAGTGGAGTTTTCAATGGAATTACTACAGGGTCACCAATTTGTGCCATAATCCATAATAAAGACAGAAAATCAAAAGATTATGAAAAGATTAAGAACTTTCCCAGACCTAGCCATAGCGACTATCCAGCCTATGTAAAATATGATGGTTTCAATGATTACAGAGGTGGTGGACATTTTTCTGGAAGGCTTACAGCTCCTCTTGTATTTGCTGGGGCACTTTGTAAATCGTATCTTGAAAAAAAATATAATATTTTAATAGGAAGTCATATAAAAAAAGTGTACCATATTGAAGATGAAAAATTAACATTACAAAATATAAATGTAAATATGTTCAATAAGCTTAAATGTTTAGATTTTCCTACAATTAATGATGTAGCTTCTGAAAAAATGAAAAATGAGATACTTAAAGCTAAAGAAGAAAACAATAGTGTAGGTGGCGATGTTGAAGTATTTGTTTTAAATATGCCTGTAGGTATTGGTGAGCCAATGTTTGATTCTATTGAAAGCAGAATATCTCATATGATGTTTTCAATACCTGCAATTAAGGGAATAGAATTTGGAGATGGCTTCGATATTTCTAATTCAAAAGGATTTGATGCAAATGATAATTATTGTATGGAAAAGGATAAGATAATGACAAAATCTAATCACAATGGTGGTGTTTTAGGTGGATTATCAACATCTATGCCAATAATATTTAACACTGCTATAAAACCAACACCTTCAATTGCACAAGAACAAGATACAGTTGATTTATTGGCTAATAAAGATACAAGGCTATTGATTGAAGGTAGGCATGATCCATGTATTGTACAACGTGCTGTGCCTGTGATTGAATGTGCAACAGCAATTGTTTTACTAGATCTTCTATTGAACAAATAG
- the aroE gene encoding shikimate dehydrogenase, producing the protein MSIKFGLIGEKLGHTYSPLIHSKIFEYLNLSATYDTLEYQKSEVSSVITKLNNLNYRGVNVTIPYKTEIIQYLDDISNEASKIGAINTISFRNNIAIGYNTDYFGFEMLLKYNQIDISNKKALILGTGGVSRAVLQCLLDNNIKDIAFASTDIKSAKTKYNDYKILSYKQIKDIHDFDILINCTPVGMYKFSDSMAIDKCYINKFKIVIDLIYNPIRTTLLKTADEFEIKTANGMYMLIAQAVKAEEIWNDIKIDNNIIDNINALITKEIKGE; encoded by the coding sequence ATGAGCATTAAATTTGGTTTAATAGGTGAGAAGCTTGGACATACATATTCACCGTTAATACATAGTAAAATATTTGAATATTTGAATTTGAGCGCAACTTATGATACTTTAGAATATCAGAAATCGGAAGTTTCAAGCGTTATCACTAAACTTAATAACTTAAATTATAGAGGTGTTAATGTAACAATTCCATATAAAACTGAAATCATCCAATACCTTGATGATATAAGCAACGAAGCATCTAAAATAGGTGCGATAAACACAATTTCATTTAGAAATAATATTGCAATAGGTTATAATACAGATTATTTTGGATTTGAAATGCTATTAAAGTATAATCAAATTGATATTTCAAATAAAAAAGCATTAATTTTAGGAACTGGTGGTGTTTCGAGAGCAGTTCTACAATGTTTGCTTGATAATAATATTAAGGATATAGCTTTTGCATCTACTGATATCAAAAGTGCTAAAACAAAATATAATGATTATAAAATTTTATCATATAAACAGATTAAAGATATACACGACTTTGATATTTTGATAAATTGTACTCCTGTTGGAATGTACAAATTTAGTGATAGCATGGCAATTGACAAATGTTATATAAATAAATTCAAAATAGTTATTGACTTAATTTATAATCCTATAAGAACAACACTATTAAAAACAGCTGATGAATTCGAGATAAAAACTGCGAATGGTATGTATATGTTGATAGCTCAAGCAGTTAAAGCTGAGGAAATTTGGAACGATATAAAAATTGATAATAATATCATTGATAACATTAATGCTTTAATAACTAAGGAGATAAAAGGTGAATAA
- the aroA gene encoding 3-phosphoshikimate 1-carboxyvinyltransferase, translating into MGKILITPSKLSGEILIPPSKSISHRAIICASLCKKNRISIVDNIILSDDINSTITGIENLGVKIEKLKQVDDRYKLIIQREKDFIELADINCLESGSTLRFLIPISTLFSNKTIFEGKGRLADRSLDTYYKIFDRQGISYSNVDGRLPLTIKGSLKSGDYCVDSNVSSQFLTGLLFTLPLLTGDSKIYVSGNLESRGYIDLTIDTLDKFGIKVQNDNYSIFSINGNQKYHNSNFIVESDYSQAAFFLIANELGSNIDVKGLLDTSKQGDKKIIEIINDINNLKTDLYEVDASQIPDLVPILAVYFSLQNGLKTHIKNAKRLRFKESDRLNAIATQLNLLGADLTELEDGLIINGKEALKGGCSVSSINDHRIAMALAIAATRCNQDIELDSFEAINKSYPNFFNDYRDIGGIFYELDMGK; encoded by the coding sequence ATGGGAAAAATTTTAATCACACCTTCAAAATTATCTGGTGAAATATTAATTCCACCGTCAAAAAGTATAAGCCATAGAGCGATAATATGTGCTTCTCTTTGTAAAAAAAATAGAATAAGTATTGTAGATAATATTATTTTATCAGATGATATTAATTCTACAATCACTGGTATTGAAAATTTGGGTGTAAAAATTGAGAAATTAAAACAAGTTGATGATAGATATAAATTAATTATACAAAGAGAGAAAGATTTTATAGAGTTAGCTGATATTAATTGTTTAGAGTCAGGCTCTACACTTAGGTTTTTGATACCTATATCAACATTGTTTTCAAATAAAACTATTTTTGAGGGAAAGGGAAGACTGGCAGATAGATCACTTGATACTTATTATAAAATATTTGATAGGCAAGGTATAAGCTACTCTAATGTAGACGGTAGACTTCCATTGACTATAAAGGGTAGTTTGAAAAGTGGTGATTATTGTGTTGACAGTAATGTTAGTTCGCAATTTTTAACTGGTCTTTTGTTCACATTACCACTTTTAACAGGAGATTCAAAAATATATGTTTCAGGTAATCTTGAATCAAGAGGATACATTGACTTAACGATAGATACGTTAGATAAATTCGGTATAAAAGTTCAAAATGATAATTACAGTATTTTTAGTATTAATGGTAATCAAAAGTATCATAATTCAAATTTTATAGTTGAAAGTGATTATTCACAAGCAGCATTTTTCTTGATTGCAAATGAACTCGGAAGTAACATAGATGTGAAGGGACTTTTAGATACGTCAAAACAGGGTGACAAAAAAATAATCGAAATAATTAATGATATAAATAATTTGAAAACTGATTTATATGAGGTAGATGCATCTCAAATACCGGATTTAGTTCCTATTTTAGCAGTATATTTTTCTCTTCAAAATGGGCTTAAAACACATATAAAAAATGCAAAAAGATTAAGATTTAAAGAATCTGATAGACTTAATGCAATTGCAACACAGTTAAACTTACTTGGAGCGGATTTGACAGAGCTAGAGGATGGACTTATAATCAATGGTAAAGAAGCTTTAAAAGGTGGTTGCAGCGTAAGTAGCATAAATGACCATAGGATTGCTATGGCTTTAGCTATCGCAGCAACAAGATGTAATCAAGATATTGAATTAGATAGTTTCGAGGCAATAAATAAATCTTATCCAAACTTTTTTAATGATTACAGAGATATAGGAGGAATTTTTTATGAGCTCGATATGGGGAAATAA
- a CDS encoding translation factor GTPase family protein, whose product MNKTIGVAAHVDAGKTTLIEQILYNTNTIKEAGRVDKKSSFLDYHDIEKKRGITVFSEEAHVKYKNSTLHIIDTPGHIDFSSELERSIQVLDCCIIVISAASGVTSHTKTIWRLLQKHNIPTLFFINKLDIIGTDYVKVFEDIKNNLTDNLIPITKPKYKDINFDTISCVLCQNDNKDELLEQLANVDDNILDKFLNEIPIKADELNDSIKKLVNNCSSFPVFCGVGLRNIGVNEILDFIDEYISTKYEANKKFSGFVYKIRYDENYQKLTYIKVISGKIKVKDTLEHKSINETPIDKINQIRIYNGNNFKQVNELYAGEYGAIPGLNSSYVGECFGDCMVSENSLTPTLKSKVVFDEKYNYNEIYKIFRILTDEDPLLNVAWIKELNEIHVNIMGTIQLEILKDVIAERFKVEVNFEKPEVIYMETILDETSAIGHFEPYKHFAEVTLKITPSKINSGISFSSSCHVDILPLRWQKMVERVIPYACKKGVLTGSELTDIEIELTDGKHSIKHTSSGDFKEATFRAVRKAIEQTESILLEPYYSFSITVQNELSGKIMTDITTMCGSFEAPTCNKDKTTIVGNVPVSEFIDYPSKLLSLTKGNAILNSSFSGYGICHNSKEIIEKIGYDSKADKEFTSHSIYCANGKSFSVE is encoded by the coding sequence ATGAACAAAACTATAGGTGTTGCTGCGCACGTTGATGCCGGTAAAACAACATTGATTGAACAAATTTTGTATAATACAAATACTATAAAAGAAGCTGGAAGAGTCGACAAGAAAAGTTCATTTTTAGATTATCATGATATTGAAAAAAAACGTGGTATAACTGTATTTTCTGAAGAAGCACATGTAAAATACAAAAATTCAACACTACATATTATTGATACACCAGGTCACATTGATTTTTCTTCTGAACTTGAACGTTCAATTCAGGTGCTTGACTGTTGTATTATAGTAATATCAGCTGCAAGCGGAGTAACATCTCATACAAAAACAATATGGAGATTACTTCAGAAACACAACATACCAACACTTTTTTTTATAAACAAGCTTGATATAATTGGAACAGATTATGTAAAAGTTTTTGAAGATATCAAAAACAATTTAACTGATAATTTAATTCCTATAACAAAACCTAAATATAAAGATATAAATTTTGATACTATTTCATGTGTATTATGTCAAAATGACAATAAAGATGAATTATTAGAACAACTTGCTAATGTTGATGATAATATACTCGATAAATTTTTAAATGAAATACCTATTAAAGCTGATGAATTAAATGATAGTATAAAAAAATTAGTAAACAACTGCAGTAGTTTCCCTGTATTTTGCGGAGTAGGATTGAGAAATATAGGAGTTAACGAAATACTTGACTTTATTGATGAGTACATAAGTACAAAATATGAAGCTAATAAAAAATTTAGTGGGTTTGTATATAAAATAAGATATGATGAAAATTATCAAAAGCTAACATATATAAAGGTAATAAGCGGCAAAATCAAAGTTAAGGATACACTAGAACATAAAAGTATTAATGAAACGCCTATTGATAAAATAAACCAAATAAGAATATATAACGGTAACAACTTTAAACAGGTAAATGAACTGTATGCAGGAGAATACGGTGCTATTCCAGGACTTAACAGCTCATATGTCGGTGAATGCTTTGGGGACTGCATGGTATCAGAAAACTCTCTTACCCCTACTCTTAAATCAAAGGTGGTATTTGATGAAAAATATAATTATAATGAAATATATAAAATATTTAGAATTCTAACTGATGAAGACCCTCTATTAAATGTTGCATGGATTAAGGAATTAAATGAAATTCATGTTAATATTATGGGAACTATTCAACTTGAAATACTGAAAGATGTTATAGCCGAAAGATTTAAGGTCGAAGTAAACTTCGAAAAGCCTGAGGTTATTTATATGGAAACTATACTTGATGAAACTTCAGCAATAGGGCATTTTGAACCTTATAAACACTTTGCTGAGGTTACCTTAAAAATCACACCATCAAAAATAAATTCAGGCATCAGCTTTAGTTCTTCGTGCCATGTAGATATATTACCTCTTAGGTGGCAAAAGATGGTTGAAAGAGTCATACCATATGCTTGTAAAAAAGGAGTTTTAACAGGTTCAGAACTGACAGATATTGAAATAGAATTAACTGACGGTAAACACAGTATAAAACATACATCAAGCGGAGATTTTAAAGAAGCTACATTCAGAGCAGTCAGAAAAGCCATAGAGCAAACAGAAAGTATACTTCTTGAACCTTACTATAGCTTTAGTATAACTGTACAAAATGAATTAAGCGGAAAAATTATGACAGATATAACTACTATGTGTGGTTCATTTGAAGCTCCAACTTGTAATAAAGATAAAACTACAATAGTAGGCAATGTTCCAGTATCAGAATTTATAGATTATCCAAGCAAATTATTATCTCTTACAAAAGGCAATGCTATTTTAAATTCTAGTTTTTCAGGATACGGCATTTGCCATAACTCAAAAGAGATTATAGAAAAAATAGGCTATGACAGTAAAGCTGATAAAGAATTTACATCTCACTCAATATACTGTGCTAACGGTAAATCTTTTTCTGTTGAATAG
- a CDS encoding phosphoribosyltransferase family protein: MNSYKISVAGVTRELPIIQVSSELSIASFVILGDCELVTAAAIELEKKIPEVDYILTAEAKGIPIANEICRLRNMPYYIVARKSIKPYMDSPIVEEVISITSQKKQILGLDGKDADIIRGKKIVILDDVISTGESLLAIERLAEKAGANIVCRAAILAEGDAKNREDIVFLEALPLFPNNK; the protein is encoded by the coding sequence ATGAATTCTTATAAAATCAGTGTAGCGGGCGTAACACGTGAACTTCCAATTATACAGGTATCATCTGAACTGTCAATAGCGAGCTTTGTCATTTTAGGAGATTGTGAACTTGTTACAGCTGCAGCAATAGAACTTGAAAAGAAAATTCCCGAGGTTGACTACATATTAACTGCAGAAGCAAAAGGAATTCCAATAGCAAATGAAATATGCAGATTACGAAATATGCCTTATTACATAGTAGCAAGGAAAAGTATAAAACCATATATGGACAGTCCGATAGTAGAAGAAGTAATTTCAATAACGTCTCAGAAAAAGCAAATATTAGGTCTTGATGGTAAAGATGCAGATATAATTAGAGGTAAAAAAATAGTGATTCTAGATGATGTAATATCAACTGGAGAGTCATTATTGGCGATAGAACGTTTAGCAGAAAAAGCAGGTGCTAACATTGTTTGCCGTGCTGCAATTTTAGCAGAGGGTGATGCAAAAAATCGTGAAGATATTGTCTTCCTTGAAGCTTTACCCCTATTCCCAAACAACAAGTAA
- a CDS encoding serpin family protein: MFRKIVTILLVLTMIFSFSGCKKNTGTCLIKKVEYPQSVAYDDKDLKNQILEENKIDEDFKKSLNSFTALTSSILLSSNSKNVSYSPVSLFMSLSLLSQGASVEVRDEILNSIFLSQENNDYISSQCSKLYRTLYTDNKVGKFHIANSLWLNKSYTYDYYFIKNAFENYYTSSYNINFDDIDHLIIMRDWIKEASHNLLSNTVAKKKSHILTQISSIYVKDEFLYQFDKSNTEKHIFYMNDGEEIEQKFMSISLPSSSYTIGESYVSTELPLKNLGSMLIVLPNEGISTKTLMTGAENVKNIFYSSQENVGQVNLKMPHFSIPSKLQLEELLSYIGIEKMFNTTGGLDGVSNREAKMSLVSQHSCVEVNEKGINTNSKTKSDKEPVNNDNTNENTININVNRPFIYAIKASDGTIINIGICNYPGE; the protein is encoded by the coding sequence ATGTTTAGAAAAATAGTAACAATATTATTAGTTTTAACCATGATTTTTTCTTTTTCTGGTTGTAAAAAGAATACTGGTACGTGCTTAATAAAAAAGGTTGAATATCCGCAATCAGTTGCATATGATGATAAAGATTTGAAAAATCAGATATTAGAAGAAAATAAGATAGATGAAGATTTTAAAAAATCATTAAATAGTTTCACAGCATTAACATCATCAATACTACTTAGCAGTAATTCTAAAAATGTAAGTTATTCACCTGTAAGTTTGTTTATGTCACTTTCACTTTTAAGTCAAGGAGCAAGTGTTGAGGTAAGAGATGAAATTTTAAATTCTATATTTTTAAGTCAAGAGAATAATGATTATATTTCTTCACAATGTTCTAAGCTCTACAGAACTTTATATACGGACAATAAAGTAGGAAAATTTCATATAGCTAATTCATTATGGCTCAATAAGTCTTATACTTATGATTATTATTTCATAAAAAATGCATTTGAAAACTATTATACTTCATCATATAATATTAATTTTGATGATATTGACCATCTTATAATTATGAGAGACTGGATAAAAGAAGCTTCTCATAATCTGCTAAGTAATACGGTCGCTAAAAAAAAGAGTCATATATTAACACAAATCAGTTCAATTTATGTTAAAGATGAATTTTTATATCAGTTTGATAAATCTAATACTGAAAAACATATATTTTATATGAATGATGGAGAAGAAATAGAACAAAAATTCATGAGTATATCTTTGCCATCTAGCAGTTATACAATAGGTGAAAGCTATGTAAGTACAGAGTTGCCGTTAAAAAATTTAGGAAGTATGTTAATTGTTTTACCTAATGAGGGTATTAGCACAAAAACTTTAATGACTGGTGCAGAAAATGTTAAAAATATTTTCTATTCTTCACAGGAAAATGTTGGACAAGTTAATTTGAAAATGCCACATTTTTCAATACCAAGTAAACTTCAGTTAGAAGAACTGTTGAGTTATATTGGAATTGAAAAAATGTTCAATACAACAGGTGGACTTGATGGTGTAAGTAATAGAGAAGCAAAAATGTCACTTGTAAGTCAGCATTCATGTGTTGAGGTAAATGAAAAGGGCATTAATACAAATTCAAAAACCAAATCTGATAAGGAACCTGTAAATAATGATAATACTAATGAAAATACAATAAATATTAATGTAAACAGACCTTTTATATATGCTATAAAAGCGAGTGATGGAACAATAATAAATATTGGTATTTGTAATTATCCTGGAGAGTAA
- the aroB gene encoding 3-dehydroquinate synthase: MRNIKINLDKNSYDIIIKKNLFDEVPLFIKQVYSGKKVIVVTDKNVQNIYGKMLYENLSQNGFEVYNIVLEPGEKSKSFDTLQYIYTKLIEYKVTRTDLIIAFGGGVVGDIAGFSASTYLRGIPFVQIPTTLLAQVDSSIGGKVAVDLPQGKNLVGSFYNPKIVLIDTKLLKTLPQRFIKDGMAEVIKYACICDNGFFQYLNSLHLNNLQNHFEEIVYTCCDIKKIFVEHDERDKGKRMILNFGHTIGHAIESYFNYETFTHGEAVAKGMYQMTLASERIGITKHDTAQNIKKILEIFGLNCDFPTMDKQKVIDKIKSDKKNLSGIINIIQLKEIGSAFINSIGFNSIEKYL; the protein is encoded by the coding sequence ATGAGGAATATAAAAATAAATTTAGATAAAAATTCATATGACATCATAATAAAAAAAAATTTGTTTGATGAAGTACCACTTTTTATCAAACAGGTTTATTCAGGTAAAAAAGTAATAGTTGTAACAGATAAAAATGTACAAAATATTTATGGAAAAATGCTCTATGAAAATTTATCTCAAAATGGGTTTGAGGTATATAATATAGTTCTTGAGCCAGGCGAAAAAAGCAAATCGTTTGATACACTTCAGTATATTTATACAAAATTGATAGAGTATAAAGTTACAAGAACGGATTTAATCATTGCTTTTGGAGGTGGAGTAGTAGGAGATATTGCTGGATTTAGTGCAAGCACCTATCTTAGAGGTATACCATTTGTTCAAATTCCAACAACACTCTTAGCACAGGTTGACAGTAGCATTGGCGGAAAGGTAGCAGTAGATTTACCACAGGGTAAAAATCTTGTAGGTAGTTTTTATAATCCTAAAATAGTCTTGATAGATACAAAACTGTTAAAAACTTTGCCACAAAGATTTATCAAAGACGGAATGGCAGAGGTTATTAAATATGCATGCATTTGTGATAATGGTTTTTTTCAATATCTTAATTCATTACATTTAAACAATTTACAAAATCATTTTGAAGAAATAGTATATACATGCTGTGATATAAAAAAAATATTTGTCGAACATGATGAGCGAGATAAAGGAAAAAGAATGATACTTAACTTTGGTCACACGATAGGTCATGCTATTGAGAGTTATTTTAATTATGAAACTTTCACACATGGCGAAGCTGTTGCAAAGGGAATGTATCAAATGACATTAGCAAGTGAAAGAATTGGTATAACAAAGCATGATACAGCACAAAATATAAAAAAAATATTAGAAATATTCGGACTGAATTGTGATTTTCCAACTATGGATAAACAAAAGGTTATTGATAAAATAAAATCAGACAAGAAAAATCTGTCTGGTATAATCAATATTATTCAACTAAAAGAGATAGGCAGTGCATTTATCAATAGTATAGGCTTTAATTCAATAGAAAAGTATTTATAG